The genomic stretch CTGCAGTGCAGAACCAACGCCATGCTTCTGCAGTGCAGAACCAACGCCATGCTTCTGCAGTGCAGTACCAACGGCATGCTTCTGCAGTGCAGTACCAACGCCATGCTTCTGCAGTGCAGTACCAACGCCATGCTTCTGCAGTGCAGTACCAACGCCATGCTTCTGCAGTGCAGAACCAACGCCATGCTTCTGCAGTGCAGAACCAACGCCATGCTTCTGCAGTGCAGTACCAACGCCATGCTTCTGCAGTGCAGAACCAACGCCATgcttctgcagtgcagtgccaACGCCATgcttctgcagtgcagtgccaACGCCATGCTTCTGCAGTGCAGTACCAACGCCATGCTTCTGCAGTGCAGTACCAACGCCATGCTTCTGCAGTACTACTCtggcacttgttgtacgtcgctctggataagagcatctgctaaatgcctgtaatgtaatgaagatgAGTGCTGacttaaatgcaaaaataaagatGAGAACAAAGTTAATACTGCAATCCAGtcaacatgcacacaaatgaaaGGTCAACAATGCAAGTCTGAATTGTTCGTATTGTAGACAATCGAGATGGTAATCCCCTAGAAGGTGGCTGGTTTAATGTCGCAGGGGTGGGGCAGgcataaatttaaaatgccaCAGAGTGCCCTCCAAACATATGGTAACGGTAGAGTGAAATTTCTTATTTGTGTTATATACTTaatgcatttggatttgaaatcaaaagatgaaaatgagacaaaagtacaatcagcttttatttcatggtactTACTTgtgtatgttttaccattttacagaaacagatgttttaatgttcagtccccccccccccccccccaactttctGCTGTGCACAATTAAGTGAACAGATGCCTGGCAGGTGTTTACTGATGCTCAGGTGTTCCCATTTGCGtggattgttcacacataaaagcaGTGAGAGACTACTCTCGggtttagcctttgttttcatctgtggaagACCATCCTGAAGACCGGGGAACTAACTCTGTTTAGAAAAAACAATTCATCTATAATACAGGAGAACAAAAGAATTCATTAAGAAGGACGGCACAGAAACTCGGTGGATCAAGTccagcagtttggaaagtctCAGGAAGAAAGAAATCACTGGTGAGCCCGTAAATAAACACTGCACAGGTTGGCCAAGGAAGACAACCAAGGAAGTCAGGGGAATCCTAAGAGCTGTGAAGAGAAACCCTAAAACAACAATTAATTTAATCGCCAGtagtctccagagggcaggggtaaaaatatcacaagccactATACACAGAAGACTGAGACTTGAAATACAGAGTTACACTGCAAGACCCAGTCCAGCCTCCAGCAGCCAGCATCAAAATGCCAGATTACAATTCCCCCAAAAACTACAGAAGAGCCAGAAGAGTTCTGTAACTTTATGGACAGACGAGACCAAAATAACCTTCACCAAAGCGATGGGAAGtcaaaagtgtggagaaaggaagggCCAGCCCGTGATCCAAATCcagataccatgaaatgaaagctgattgtctgtacatcttctgatctcaaatccaaatgtctTATGTATATAGGAAGaacaacaaatttcactctactgttacCATACTTTTAAGGAAAGGCctactgtatgtgttttattGGCCGCTGCTATATCTGCGCTTTATATACCAGGCCACGCAAAAGCTACACCACAGCATCCGGTGTTTCAGTAGTTTGCATTTCTTTGGTAACCTTAAGTAAACGAGGCCTTCCGTGTACATAACGTATTCGCCATAAACATTTCAGCCATCGTACGTCGGCGCCCgctcgcgcgcgcgcgcgtctcAGACTGAATGAAGAGAGCTATCGAGGAAATGACAGCTCGCGAACCGCACCGGGAGATTGCGCGAGTTAAATCCTAATGAAAATGTCAGCGGTACTTTGAAGCAAACGCGCTGTTCTTTATCAGGAGATGTCTCCTCCACTATTGACCTTCGCAGCACTAACGCGCGCTCGCGGTTTGTTCTGCTGAATTGTGTCCTCATGTCACTGCACGAAACCCTTAATTCACAGGCCCGAGGAAAGTACAAGAACATTCTGATTGCGAGCATTCCCTGTGCAAGACTGCACCAGCATTCCCTGTGCAATGCTCTGTTCTACCATAGTTCTAGACTAATTTTCCTGGGGATACTctcgagaaaaaaaattaacattcctCTAAAGAGAAACACCTCTCTACACCGCTCCGTGATTTAGGTCCAAATTCAAAAGTCGTATTAACGTATGTGTTGCTTCACTCGCGTATAAGCGCCTTCCACTAATCCAGCTTTAATTGCTCCCGTGTGAACGGGTTCACTCTTCCAAAACTGGATGCAAAATGTAGTTTATACGATTAATAATGAGAGCAAGGACGTGCCGGTGCATTATTGGCTTTGAATGCGAATGTGTGTTGCAGAAAACACATGCCTTGGAAATGaacaatttcaacatttttttccacagacatTCCACAGGGCAATTATTGGGTAATAATTCAACACTCGGCTCGCGCTTTCTTAGCCACCATTTTCCGCTGTATGAGCACCCCCTGACAGCTGCCGAGCAGATATTGATTTTTCCCTCCCAGCCAAATACAACAGTAAAAATGGTTAAACTGAACACGGATTGAACTCGTTACAAATCATAATTATCTACTTTGATCATTTATCGAATATATTTCTGTAGATATATAGCAATATGCAGTTGCTAAGATaccacagttttttttggggggtctCTCCTCGTACTATATTTGAAACCCAACCAATTATTTTAAATCTCTTAATGAGGTCGCGTTAAGGGGGTAGCCTACGTCATTTCCGTTGAGGGAAAACTAAATTTCGAAACGTGGAGCCCCTAATTTCTCACCTCGGGCCCAAATCGCGACTCTGCATCAGTGCGTAATTAAGTTGCTTACGTGTCCTCGCGGAACCCCGGGACGGAAAACAATGCAGAACAGAAAGCACGCGCTTTATCTGcttaaaaaatacaagtaaGTCAAAACCACCAAATAAAGAGAATAATTGAGAAATCACTAATAAACCCGCAAATGAACGTTTCTGAATTGTCAGGACTCATAACTGTAATTTCTACGTACAAGAAATTGGATTAATAATGATTTTCAGAAGCATGTCAATCGCAATTTTTACAGCAGGCTAGGCTATGAGAAATTGTAGATGGTAATTTgccaatttgaaaaaatatatagtgtCCCCCTAGATTACCGTTTAAAGTGCAGTTACAAAAAAGATATAGAGAAAATGAGGCTAGAAGTAGTAAGGTGAAAGCTTCTTTATCAAAGACCTTTTGTAATTAGAGGACACCTCGTCATATAACGCCTTGGAGGAATTATTGCCTTTCCTCCGCGCACCTGGCACGGGAAAGGGGCGCCGGTTTTCAGAGAAATGGGGCTGGACACTGGAGACGAAGAGCACGAAGCGAGCGCCCCACAGACCAGAGGTCTTCCAGCTCACATCAGACCAAACAAGTGTTGAACCGTCATGCATGTGCAGAACCGGCATACGTGTGCAGAACCGGCATACAGGTGCAGAACCGGCACAGGCTACTCTGTGCAGCGGCAAAACACAACGCTGAAGCGGTTAAATAAACATACCAAATAGCAGCACTGAGCTGTACGGTGACTGAGAGACGCTATCGGTGTGCGCTCGATATCCACAGTTAATGCGCCAAAACCATATCATCCACATTAAATATTCACGAGCAGGGTGGTCAAATGAATCGCTTTCGGGCTGTCAAGGCGTTCATCACCTTCATAATGTTCCCGCGCATTTGAGGAATTAGAAACGGGCGGCTGTCGTCGTTCCAATGAATGCCTATCAGTCAACTTTTCAACTGTGGTACTGCAATCCCCAGCGTCGTACGTCTTTAAGCATTAAAAACGCATCCAGAGTACAATATGTTCGGAACTACACAGAACAAGGAACGGCGGGCGCAGACTGCACGCCGATTTTATAGCGGGCATACGCGAGAGAGCGCGTGCTTAAGcgcaaatgaaaaatgaatccCATTTGAAGTGTCAGACCGTGTGAATAGTGCTATAATGAGACTTCAGCTGCCGGTACCACGCTGAAGAGGCGAAAATCAGCTTGTAACCGGGACAGGAGACTGCCATTCAGCCTGGCTGGAACACCTTTAATGGCACCAAAAAGGCAATTACGTCGCGAGCAGTgatggttttttaaatgatcgGATTATGCATTAGATTTAGGCGGAAAATACTATAAAGGGggtttaaaatgagaaatgtaaGACGAGGTTCTGAAAGGACAGCTCCTAGCATCATTACGGCACACGAATCCAGCATCGCTCTTCGCAGGGTACGGTAGCGAGTTTGCATGAACCATCTACCCTGCTGATTTGGCTTTTCAACAAGTGAAGTGATTTTCGGATTTTCTTAATCGATTTATCTAAACACATAACGGGAATAACTTTATCCACTTTCAGACATATTGAATCTTTCGATGACTGTTGCATGTACTGATGATGTTCAGAGTGCAGGGTCGAGGCACGATTTATTCCTAATTGTGTCTCATTCAGGAAACACGTTCGTTTGTGCGGTTCAGCTTTTTAAATTCCACATAAAACGATCGATTATTCCCCTTTTCTTCCGTGACcctcaaacaaaacacagtctgATATAAATCGGGCGGTGCTGAAAATACCAGTAATCAACACAACCTGATCTAACAAAACAGATGCGACCCATCACACACTACGGTCCCTGGCTTGTgggttatttttcttcagtccCGCGCAGTCCGTCTCTTAATGAACCTGATGGATCGGGCGTCCTGCAATTTACCTGATTGATACAGAGGGAAAGACGCTTCCTCTCCCGCGTGCCAGCCAGGACGCCGCCGCGCGGTCTCCCGTCTTCCCCCTGATAAATGGCACTGCAAGAACGGACAAAGTTGCACGGATTAATAGTCGCATACGGCTAAATGGCAATGTGCATCGAGCTCCATCAAAAACGAGGCGAATCTCGCCTTCCATTCCCCGAGAATGACAGAATGACAGCTAGAAAGACTGATGGAGGCTATAGGCAAGTTGGAAGACAGAGCAGCGGTAAAGGAAACGAAggctgaatttaaaatgtaatattgacaTTTAATGTTAATAGCACATCAGCACATCAACATTCTAAACATTCGCTATACGTCGGTAATAGCTCAATGTATACATATCGtcaccaaaatgtacaaaccGATGATTGCTACTCCTCAGCATGGTCGGATCTTGTTGCAGGCGCTCGAATCTCAAAGAACACTTTGAAACGAAATAGCCTTGCAGTCAGCCGCCCGAATTGGAAAGTGTTCTCGCAGCCAATGAGATGTTTAGGTCGTACATGACTTATACCACGGGTCGCGAGGACTGGGAGTCATTTAGCCCGGTAATCAACATCAATCACAGAGGCTTGTTGCCGCTTTCTGCAAGGCGagcgaaaaaaaaacacacatgcatcccCGCCGAGGAACAAatcagaagccccccccccagactgtcAGCATTAAGCTTACAGTGAGTCCGGAAAGACTGACAGGACACacgaaagttttttttttttttttttttgcgtcagTCAAAGAATAACTGACAGACTTAATTAACTGCGCGTGGCTGAAGGTGAGATCCGTCTGCAAGTATGCACAACGAAACAATTACATACAGACAGAAGGCAATCGAGTTTTATATAGTTCTTTCGCTCCTTTGTGAAAAGAATGGATTACGTCTTTATTCTTTGGCATAGCCTACTGATAGGAGTCTCATtcgtcttaaaaaaaaaaaaatgcccaaCAGAAGCCCTGTATCATGATCCAGTTGACTCACACCAGCAGCTGCAGTCACTAGCATCCTGGCAATCAAACGTTTCCCGTTCATATTACGAGTTCAACACGATGACTCAAGGCTTCGCAGTTATCTGCTAACGTATGTTTAAATACACCAAAACTGGGGTGGGCAGGGCGGGCTGTTCGTGTGCAATACACTtgtttgcaaaaatatataaacatacaaacaatcTCATCCTCTCAATGAAGAGAAAACAATTGGGTGCAACGAACATTCCGAACTTCAGAACGCATTCTCGGTAACCGCACCAGTTTCCAAAGGAACGCCGAGTACACCCATCCCAGGTGACAGTCTCACCCATCCCAGGTGACAGTCTCACCCATCCCAGGTGACAGTCTCACCCATCCCAGGTGACAGTCTCACCCATCCCAGGTGACAGTCTCACCCAGGTGCTTTATGAAACGGGTTCTTTATTTACCTATTCATCACGCTGGGACACGCGCGTGTTCATGTTTCCCGCTTTACCTGCCAGTACCATTCAGCTAACACATGACCTGTTTTAGATAAAGAGACgggatattaaaataaacagagtTATTAAAGCGCCGAGGCAATGTAGATAGGCGCTCTCTTGGAGACTAAAAACGCCAGGCATACAGGATTTGCGTCAGTCGGAGACAACCGTTCTCGGAGTACAGTTGTAATGCTCTTTCTGGCTTGAATCATCTTTGCTAACATATTAACGCATGGCGCAGGATGGAACATGCACCTGAATCTTTTTTAGTAGATAAGTGCTGTTCTAAGGATCACCTTCTCACAGCGAAATGGACGGGGATAACTTCACATTATGTCCCGTATCAGAGGCTTATAAAAGGATCACGTTTCCCCTGGCGTACGGcctggtgtttgtgtttgggctGACGCTCAACGGGACggtgctgtggtttgtgtgcgGCAGAACCAAGACGTGGAGCTGCTCGGTGATCTTCCTGGCGAACCTGAGCGTGGCGGACCTGCTGTACgtgctgccgctgccgctgctggCCGCGAGCTACGCCATGGGCGACACCTGGCCGTTCGGCAACGCCGCCTGCAAGGCCGCGCACTTCCTGTTCTCGCTGAACCTGGGGGGCAGCGTGACGTTCCTCGCCTGCATCAGCGTGCACCGCTTCCTGTGCGCTCGCCACCCCGCCGCCGCCACGCGCTGCCGCGCCCGCCGGGCCGCCACCCTCACCTGCGCCGCCGTCTGGCTGCTGGTCGCCGTGGAGACCGCGCCCACGGCGATCTTCGCGCACTCCGGCTTCATAAACAACACGACGGTGTGCTTCGACATGACCGGCCCGGCGGGATTTAGCCGCTACCTGCCCTACGGCCTGTTCGTCACGGCGGTGGGGTTCCTGCTGCCCTTACTGGTCATGGTCACATGCTACTGCCTCACCGCGCGGACGCTGTGCCAGGccggggggggcgtgggggggggcgcagggcaGAGCGCGAAGGCCATGCGCTCCATCCTGGCGCTCTGTCTGCTCGGCACGCTCTGCTTCCTGCCCTACCACGCCATGCGGGTGGCGTACCTGCTGGTGCGCGTCCACCAGCCCGCCAACTGCAGGCTGCTCagcctggtgatgctctgctacAAGATCTGGAGGCCCGTGGTCAGCCTGAACTGCTGCGTGAACCCGGCGCTGTACTGGTCCTGCTCCAGCCGCCAGCGCCGGAGGCTCCTCGCCCGGCTGCGCAGCCGGAGGGTCCGCCCGGCCGCCCGCGCCGCGCGCCCGCAAGGCATTATGGGAAAGGAGAACGGCCCGACGGAGCTGCCGGGACACCACCGGGGTGcgctttcccagaatgcaccaggcGAGAAGCCTGAACGAGGCAGCGAAGGCAAGCCGGAGCCAGACGGACACGCCCGCTGATACAGGAGCTGAGGAGACGGCGTCTACAGCCAGGTACGGACACGGGAATCATTTCATCTGGAAGATACAAACGTCAACATGCTGGTAAATACAAGGGGGGTGTAACAGGCTGGTAAAGACTTTAGATTCATGTGCTTATTTCTCTAAATGTCCTGAAGTGGCTGCAGGAAGTGTGAATAAATGAGCGTGACAAATGACGGATGACTGTGGAAGTCGGTCACTCGGCGTTTAATGCTAATTAAATGGCAGGAGGAGATATCGGACGGCTGAGACACCAGAAACACAGCAGAGCAATGTCAGTCAGAAAAAGGCCTTTGGTGTGCTGGCAGTTAGTTTCCAGATTTTTTACCCCAAAGAACGCAGGTATTACCGGTATCAGCCAGGTGTGAGACACACAGGTAAACTGAAGCTTCAGGACCCTGCAAATGgagccaaaaaaagagagaaaaggccaCAACATCTCCAAACTGCATTCCTTTAAATGTTAGGCTGTTCACATTAGGAACTGACCCCATAGGACTGAAGACCGTGACCCATCCCATTGTCATTCAGCTGAGCATTTCCCCGGGCTTCAGGTCTGAACACCTTTACGCTTCAGTGCAGGTAACTTTAACGGCTCCTGCAATGCCACTCCACACTGCATCCCTCTGAGACTGACTCACACCTTTAACCCCTTAATGCATCGCCCACCGTACGAGGACGGACCTCCAGACCTCCTccagaacattaaaaacaggaataaactcattaataaataaaaattctgttcaTACAATTTGAACAcagtggtgtgctgtgttagaACCCAAATTTCACACCTGTCACAgactgaccacacacacacacacacacaaacatgcatacacacgtgcacgcacacgtacacacacacacacacacacacacaaacatacacacactaccaTGGACCTGTGTGTGTAACCAGAGCACAGACCTCCCACAGAAACTATCATACAGCGCAAGTATTATGGTTATAGCTGATCTAGTCTTCAGTAAAATAACAGATATCAATGATCCCATTTAATTCACAATTGACATTTACAGatttcatctaaaaaaaaaaggttattttcaaatacagcTTTAAGTCACATTTAAAACGGCCTCTTACTTCAATGCAGAAAAGCAAAGACATTGAAATGCAACTGACCTttcacaaagagaaaaaaaatattatcattggTTCTGCTGGAAAAGTATTAAGAAAGGTTAATGAAGCATTTGAGCTGGGCAGAGGCAGTAACGGTGGAGCTGTACCAGAGGAACAGACAGCGGCGGCTGCAGACGCCGAACTTCAGCCCCTTTCCTCAACCTTAATTGGCTGCAGTGTTATCCGGTACTTCAGTGCCAAATCCCCGGGAGTTTAAAGAGCAGAGAAGCACTCATCAGCTTTAAAAATAGAGCAAACAGAACTAAGTATAGCAAATCCAGGAACCAAATTATTTTCTATGGCACAGAAGTGTGTTTAATGCTCAATCATGCCCAATTTCACTGAACAGTTTTCTTTCAAAAAGGACCAAAGCTAATGCAGGAAAGAGCAAAGGTTAGGTAACAGAGCACAGACTGAGACTACAACATAACGCCCACTGTGACCATTAGAGGACCGAGCCAGACACCATGAGCAGTGCAACAATGAACATACAAAATTAATACCTTTCGTACATAACCAACCGTGTTAGCCACCTTAAATTTAACCTCCAAACCAATCTGAACAGCTTTTGTAGCAAGGTCTTGGCAAATTCAGTAAGAGAAAAATCCTCAAATTCAAAAGCTATTGAATATAATGGTTATGGTTAAACCATTGGAATGGAATTTTGTGGTGTTTCCAGGCCCTGGTGTGTGAACATGCTGTACACCAGCGGCATGAAACAAGGGTTGAATCCACTTCTGGGGTTcctgccaacttctggccttaattatttaattagccatAACTTTTACAGACagtttagctacatttcttgataagtgcGTGAATGACAGCCAGAGATTGTTTTTGTGTCCCTGTAAGAACCCTTTTACTGTGACCTAATGTACAAGTGAACCAGCGTTCATGTGTGCAgctaattagctcatttagcctggGTAattgaaggaaataaaaacctgcatacacaccggccccccaggaccagaattgccctcccctgctgcacacacaccagattCTCAGCCCCTGTattccaaaaactgaaaattctgtCTCTGCTACTGAAAgcaaaaaacattccaatagGATGCATTTTCCACATATTAATAAAGGGGTGTGGCCAAGCTGAGTGCTGTGGGATTGGACATTCCGTACTGTGATGTAACAGTAGCAGAATCTCTGGGAACCAACCAGAACCTCCTGTAGTTAAGAAGTAGAGAGCAAAGCATGCAGGAGTGGGGTATCTGGTGAGTTTATGGAAtctgtgaccccgcccccttcccccaggcTTACGAGCCGAGCACAGAGCGAGTGTTACTTCAGCACGCTCCTGTGTCCCAGGGAGGAACGGTGGCTGGAGAAAAGGCCTGGGAGCTGTTGGGAAAGGACACGCAGTCAGGCGCTAAATGGagccaatcacaaacacaaagaacacaaaGCATTTCCTGGCTTCCTGGAACAACCAGGGATAATTAAATAGGGAGGGGCTGTGGGTGCagtccccacagaaacactctACGGTTAccagagaggagctccaccaaccACAAAGTACGCAAGCACAATAAGGCCGATGGTGATTGGACAGTCTGCAGGGtaagagaggtgtgtgtgtgtgtgtgtgtgtgtgtgtatgagtgaggtgtgtgtgtgtgcgcgcgcgtgcgtatgagtgaggtgtgtgtgtgtgtgcgcgtttgtgtgtgtgtatatgagtgaggtgtgtgtgcatgtgtatgtatgagtgaggtatgtgtgtgtgtgtgtgtgtgtgcatgtgcgcgtgtgcgtgcgtgtgtacctgAGCACCCAGCCTGCGCAGGTAGCGGTTCCGCAGTCCAAACACAGACATGGGCTGGAGCCGCTCACCTTCCTGCCcctgcagcagggggcgctTCCTCCTGAAACACAGCAGGTGCACTCACTTCACCTGAgtgagattacacacacacacacacacacacacttcacctgagtgagatcacacacacgcacacacctcacctgagtgagattacacacacacacacacctcacctgagcgagattacacacacacacacacctcacctgagtgagattacacacacacacacacctgagcgagattacacacgcacacacttcacCTGAgtgagattacacacacacacacacctgagcgagattacacacgcacacacttcacCTGAgtgagatcacacacacacgcacacacctcacctgagcgagattacacacacacacctcacctgagtgagattacacacacacacacctcacctgagtgagattacacacacacacacacctacctcaCCTGAGTGAGATTCCATACCGCTCACCATCACCCCGCATGTACACACCGCACCTGCAAACCTCACCAAACACAACAGGTACACTCACCTGAGCACAATCCTATACACCTCAAACACAACAGGTACACTCACCTGAGCACAATCCTatacaccacaaacacaacaggtACACTCACCTGAGCACAATCCTATACACCTCAAACACAACAGGTACACTCACCTGAGCACAATCCTATACACCTCAAACACAACAGGTACACTCACCTGAGCACAATCCTATACACCTCAAACACAACAGGTACACTCACCTGAGCACAATCCTatacaccacaaacacaacaggtACACTCACCTGAGCACAATCCTATACACCTCAAACACAACAGGTACACTCACCTGAGCACAATCCTATACACCTCAAACACAACAGGTACACTCACCTGAGCACAATCCTATACACCGCAAACACAACAGGTACACTCACCTGAGCACAATCCTatacaccacaaacacaacaggtACACTCACCTGAGCACAATCCTatacaccacaaacacaacaggtACACTCACCTGAGCACAATCCTatacaccacaaacacaacaggtACACTCACCTGAGCACAATCCTatacaccacaaacacaaggTCACAGCAACACTCCTGAACATTCAGCATGTCTAAAcggcctacacacacacacacacacacacacacacgaatacacacctgaacacacacatatgaacacacacctgaacactgcacaACACACCCTGAGAATAAACCAGTGCAACAGTAAATACTGACTGGAACATTATGTtgtatatttagttattttaataGTCCAGTCTCGGACCCCACTGTAAATGAGCCAGCTATTGCTGGCTTAATGGGTAATCCTTGCACTCAATACTCTAcaaattgtttctcattttagcATCTCACTTTAAAATAGCCCACTTTGTACTGTTTTAAGTAAgtgtatttgttttactttgtaATTTTTAATATGATGAGTGCAAATAAATTGatctaaaaaaattttaaaaatttttaaaaaacccagcctTCAAAACGCACCTGAAAGGAGTTTGGGGTTGTGTGCACGTGCCACTTCAGCAGGTTTACAAACGAGTCAATGAGACAGAAAACACGAAAATGGACGACTTGCTTAGCTGAACAAAGTGAGACGACAAGTTTAAAATCAACATTGCATGTTTATTTGCCCTCCTACTCTGCAAGAGTACATTGTAAAAAACTTAAAATTACAATCGGAACTGTATTTACCAGATTCAGCAATAAAATCATATTAGTCTTTGATGAATTCCCAGCTGTGATTACTTGACTGGACACCGCAGCAAACTGTAGTAAACCGCAGTAAACTGTAGTAAACCGCAGCAAACTGTAGTAAACCGCAGCAAACCGCAGTAAACTGTAGTAAACCGCAGCAAACCGCAGTAAACTGTAGTAAACCGCAGCAATCCGCAGTAAATCGCAGCAAACTGTAGTAAACTGCAGTGAACTACAGCAAACCACAGCACACATAACTCTGTAAGCTCAGGAGCTTACGGCAGAATTTAAGGGGAAGGCTTGTAAAATACTAAGAGCCACAAGCGCCCATAATGGCTTAGGAGAGgaatctgccattttgaatgtgttagaaagtgggggggggggggggggggggggggggtgaatgtgCAATAagcttgtccccccccccggggcccatTGGAGTGGGGGCTCCCTCGTTTGGAGTCTGGTTCCTCTCGAGGTTCCTGCCTCTTAGTCCCCCTCAGGAGTgtcacccagccccccccccacccctatgCTGTAATGTCTGTGGTTACTAATGTTCTGAGAAATCTgctgtacaaatacattttacaagtgATCCCATTTCTGTACAAATGCATTTGATCCGATTCAAATGTATCGGATCCGATTTGGAGCTACTGTAAGCCATGACatccaagcaccccctccctctggaATAATtacactggggggaaaaaaaaaaaactaagcccTTCTCCACATGGATTCTCATATTTTCACTCAGTTCAAGTGTACAGTACCATACTGTGGTAAGATGCTCTAGGTTTGACCTCAAATTCAACATCATTATACTGAAGGACTGCCCAGCAGTCTAAATGACTGGCAAAGAGAGATAACACACAGTCTCAACATAACACTCTATTACATGGGATCGATTCTGGACTCATGTAAAtcttaaatgaaaacaaaaacattgacctcatactgtactttttatGTCCACCTTGTcttctgtttattattgtttttcatcttatactattggaatttttatttcattttatttatttggtatttcCTGTAAGGAATGGCTGTAttctaaaaatgtacaaaaatgctgcaatgtactgtatctgtaccATTTTGCACcgctttgaaaataataaaaaatttgaattacaaaaaaacaaaaaaaaaaaaaaacattacactaTTAGTATAGCCATCCTATAGTTGGTTTATCACTAATAATTGAACCTGAAGGGTTTAAGTTTGGTTTG from Anguilla anguilla isolate fAngAng1 chromosome 12, fAngAng1.pri, whole genome shotgun sequence encodes the following:
- the LOC118209190 gene encoding P2Y purinoceptor 6-like — its product is MDGDNFTLCPVSEAYKRITFPLAYGLVFVFGLTLNGTVLWFVCGRTKTWSCSVIFLANLSVADLLYVLPLPLLAASYAMGDTWPFGNAACKAAHFLFSLNLGGSVTFLACISVHRFLCARHPAAATRCRARRAATLTCAAVWLLVAVETAPTAIFAHSGFINNTTVCFDMTGPAGFSRYLPYGLFVTAVGFLLPLLVMVTCYCLTARTLCQAGGGVGGGAGQSAKAMRSILALCLLGTLCFLPYHAMRVAYLLVRVHQPANCRLLSLVMLCYKIWRPVVSLNCCVNPALYWSCSSRQRRRLLARLRSRRVRPAARAARPQGIMGKENGPTELPGHHRGALSQNAPGEKPERGSEGKPEPDGHAR